AAAATTTCTTGGTTTTTTGAGCCTGAAATTTCTGGGTTAAATCCAAATTGTTCTACGTTGTCGTTAATTGTAATGTTTCCTTTTTCACCAAAAAATAGAATTCTTTTGTTTGTTGTATTTCCATCAAAAGTTAAATAATACAATACTGGCGATTCTACGTTGTCCGTTAAAGTAAATTGATCACTTCCTAATAAGTTTACAGAGTCTACAGAAACTAAAAGGGTGTCTTTCATTTTCTGAAGGTATAAAGTTCCTTTTTTAAGACCTTTAATTTGCCCTTTTACAATCATGTTTCCTTCTTTCTTAGAAGAACAAGCTACTATTAAAATAGATAGGACTAAAAGTGTAATTATTTTCTTCATAAATTTAATATTTTCCGTCTGCAAATATGCTTATTTTTATTTAAAGTGTAGCTGATAATTCCATTAAAATGGTACATAAAATGGCGCCAATTGTTCCTATAGCGTAACCAAATACCGCCAATAAAACACCAACAGTTGCTAATGAAGGGTGAAATGCTTGCGCTACAATAGGAGCAGAGGCTGCACCACCAACATTTGCTTGACTACCTACGGCTAAAAAGAAGTAAGGAGCTTTTATTAGTTTGGCAACTAAAATTAATAAACCAGCGTGTATAGACATCCAAACCAAACCAATAGCAATTAAGCCTACGTTGTCAAAAATCATTGCTAAATCCATTTTCATACCAATAGTGGCAACCAAAATGTAAATAAAAACACTTCCAATTTTACTAGCTCCTGCACCTTCGTAATTTTTAGCTTTTGTAAAAGATAAGATAATGGCAATAATTGTAGAAATACTAATCAACCAAAAGAAACCAGAGCCTAAAAAAGTGAAAATATTTCTCCATGTTTCCGATTCTATTCCTGCAACTAAATGGCTAAAAAAAGAACTTAAATATCCCGATGCAAAATGACCAAAACCAACAGTAGTAAAAGCTATGGCTAGAATAATCATTAAGTCTGTAACAGATGGGTTTCTTTTTACCTTTTGAGCAAAGTTAGAAACTTTTTCTTTTAACTCTTCTATGGCAGAAGTATCTGCACCAAGCCATTTATCAATTTTATCTTTTTTACCAATACCTATTAATAAAACAGCCATCCAAATATTGGCAACAACAATATCAACAAACACCATTCCTCCATATTTTGCAGGGTTGTATTTGTAAATTTCTAACATGGCCGTTTGGTTTGCTCCACCACCTATCCAACTTCCTGCAAGTGTAGATAGACCACGCCAAACAGCATCAAAATCTGCGCCACCAACTGTTTCTGGAGAGAAAGCAGAAATTAATAAAATAGCCAAGGGCCCACCAATTATAATGCCTACGGTTCCTGTAAAAAACATAATTAATGCCTTAGAGCCTAAGTTAAAAATTGCTTTTAAATCGATACTTAACGTCATTAAAACTAAAGCAGCAGGCAATAAAAAACGACTAGAAATATAATATAATTGAGATTTTCCTTTAATAACCTCGCCTGCGGTGTTTAAAGTTTCCCATTCTGGGGATATAATGCCAGATGTGGTAAAAATAGCCGGAATAAAATACGCCATAAATAAACCAGGTACAATCTTGTAGAACTTGTACCAAAAACCACTTGTTTTGCTTTCTGTGTAAAAAACAAAACCGAGTGATAGCATTAAGATTCCAAAAACGATTGCATCATTTGTAAAAATAGGGGTTGTCATATTTTATATGTTTTTTTTAGTAAAGTCTGTGTTTAAAATAACACCTAATTGCATTCTATGTAGGCTGCTGTTTGTAAATTTTGTGTAAAAATAACCTAATTTTAGTTTTAAATTTTCACTTAATTTTTTAAGCATGCCAAAACCAGTTCTGTTTTGACCATATGCTTTTGAAACAAACTTTATAAAAAGATCATTAAAAGTATATATTTCATAATTTTTAGAAATAGGGTAGTTTAAAAATAAACCGTACCGTATTCTATGCGTTACCTCATTTTTAAAGTTTTTTCTTTTAAATCTTTGCGCCAAACGTATGCGGTGTTTTACCTGAATATCTCTCCAATTATTTTTGATGTTTAAATCTTGATAAAACCGATATTCATATAAATTAGGAGAAGTAGTCTTATAGGAAGTGTCTGTTATAGAATATACGCCACCCGCTGTAACATTAATTTTATCATTAAAAGTAAAATTGATACCTAATCTATAAATTTCTTGTTGATATTCGCTAGCCAGTTCATAATATCTAAAATGGGCATTTGTTTTAAGTTTTATTTTTTTAGAAATTTTATATGTGCCATTATACATGTACCAAGTTCCTAGTTTATTTTCTTCGGATGGTGTTTGAGCGTAAAATTTGAAGCCTATAATTAATAAACAAAATAGAATTATATTTTTAGTCATAAATTATTTAGAGAAAATAGTTTTTTTGCATTTAACTTTAAGAAGAAGGCAATATACAAAATAGAAAATGCTCCGTAAAAAATGAGCGTTTATTTTTATTAATTAGATGTGTTAAGTGTTCTTTTAAAAGATAGGTTACTTTGTTTTTTGTATCAACATTAATTATTGTCTTCTTTCTTTTTAGGTTCTCTTTTTGCATTTTTAAGAGCTTGCATAAGCATCCATTCTATTTGTCCGTTTGTAGAACGAAATTCATCTGCAGCCCACTTTTCAATAGCTTTAATCATGTCTTCATTAACTCGCAACGCGAATGCCTTTTTTTTAGCCATGTTACTTTTTTATAAATAAAACGATTGTTTTAATTAATTGTTCTGATATTGGGTATTCTGATGAATAATACGATTTTAGATTGTCTTCTTCTTTTTGGATGTCTTTTAAAACATGATTCATATTTTTTATAATAACCAATTTAGAATTTAAGTTTGCAGTATGCAAAGCTTCAGCATCTTCAATTTGTACTTGTAAATCCTTGTTACCATTAATAATTAAACTCGGAATTTTTAATTCTTTTATTTTTTCTAAAGGATTTATTTGCATCCAAGAATATAAAAAATCTTGATTTTGTTTTGCAAATACACTCATTAAAAATGGATTTACAACTTCTATTTTTCCTTTTATTCTTAAAGTATCAAACTGTTTTTTAGCAGCAATACCTAAGGTGGCATTATTCTTTGATATCTGTTTTATTATGGTTTTATCAATGGTTTCTCCTGCGCCTGCAATAGAAATATATTTGTCAATATTTTTAGCAGCCATCATTGCAATTAAAGAACCTTGACTATGACCTATTAAAATAATTTTAGAAAAATGTTTGTCATTTTTAAAATGAGAGATTACCTTTTCTATATCAAGTGAAAAATCTACAATTTTGGTGCCTTTTAAAAAAGCGGTGTTGTTTTTAGTAGCAGTTCTTTTATCATAACTAAAAAAAGCAATTTCTTCTTTGTTGATGGCATCTCTAAATTGTTTAATATAATTGGCTTTAATTATTGGAAATTGATTTCCGTTTCTATCTACATTACCAGATCCATGCACCCAAATAATTAATGGAACCTTTGTATTTGTATAGGTTAAGGTTCCTGGAAGTTCTATGGCTTCATTTTTTATCACTATTTCTTCAGATTTTATCTGAGCAATAGAAATAAAGGTTCCAAAAAATGTAATTATTAAATAGGTGCTAAAACGAATCATGTTAATTTATTTTTATAAGTTTCTAAAACTCTTGTAGCTTCTTCTTTTTTTTGTGTACCAATTAATAATTTCTCTCCATTTTTAAGAATTAATTGAATGCCAATATTACCAGAAACATTTATCGCTTTGTCTTTTCCTTTATTAAAGAAAAATCCTCTTCTTATTCCCCAACCACCAAATTCAGTTATCGGTTGATATTTTCTTACATAAGCTTTAGAAATTTCACGCCAAGGAATCATTTTTACTGAAAAGTGAAACGGAAAAAATTGGTAATGAATTCCTTTTTCATCAATTCTTGTGGTTAGTTTAAAGAAGAATATTGTGGTAACTGAAACCAAAATAACTGCAATTGTAATTACAAATCCTTGGGTGGTTAGTGTAGTGTTTTTTTGTAAGTATTTCTTCAGCATCATTGCTATAGGGGCAATTGAACTAATAACTAACAAGATAATCAACCAAGTTTGTCTAAAACGTTGTTCTTCTTTAAAAATTTTCATTTTTATCTGTTTTTATCTT
The nucleotide sequence above comes from Polaribacter butkevichii. Encoded proteins:
- a CDS encoding DUF4369 domain-containing protein, whose translation is MKKIITLLVLSILIVACSSKKEGNMIVKGQIKGLKKGTLYLQKMKDTLLVSVDSVNLLGSDQFTLTDNVESPVLYYLTFDGNTTNKRILFFGEKGNITINDNVEQFGFNPEISGSKNQEILDKYNKIKRQFQNQRLEFIQKDFNAKKENDEALVKQLEKDYQKLTKRRVLFTTNFAINNANTEVAPYIALTEMYDASLQMLDTVNNSLSENVKNSDYGKRFQEYLNKIKSK
- a CDS encoding DUF819 domain-containing protein: MTTPIFTNDAIVFGILMLSLGFVFYTESKTSGFWYKFYKIVPGLFMAYFIPAIFTTSGIISPEWETLNTAGEVIKGKSQLYYISSRFLLPAALVLMTLSIDLKAIFNLGSKALIMFFTGTVGIIIGGPLAILLISAFSPETVGGADFDAVWRGLSTLAGSWIGGGANQTAMLEIYKYNPAKYGGMVFVDIVVANIWMAVLLIGIGKKDKIDKWLGADTSAIEELKEKVSNFAQKVKRNPSVTDLMIILAIAFTTVGFGHFASGYLSSFFSHLVAGIESETWRNIFTFLGSGFFWLISISTIIAIILSFTKAKNYEGAGASKIGSVFIYILVATIGMKMDLAMIFDNVGLIAIGLVWMSIHAGLLILVAKLIKAPYFFLAVGSQANVGGAASAPIVAQAFHPSLATVGVLLAVFGYAIGTIGAILCTILMELSATL
- a CDS encoding DUF2490 domain-containing protein, coding for MTKNIILFCLLIIGFKFYAQTPSEENKLGTWYMYNGTYKISKKIKLKTNAHFRYYELASEYQQEIYRLGINFTFNDKINVTAGGVYSITDTSYKTTSPNLYEYRFYQDLNIKNNWRDIQVKHRIRLAQRFKRKNFKNEVTHRIRYGLFLNYPISKNYEIYTFNDLFIKFVSKAYGQNRTGFGMLKKLSENLKLKLGYFYTKFTNSSLHRMQLGVILNTDFTKKNI
- a CDS encoding Arc family DNA binding domain-containing protein, whose translation is MAKKKAFALRVNEDMIKAIEKWAADEFRSTNGQIEWMLMQALKNAKREPKKKEDNN
- a CDS encoding alpha/beta hydrolase family protein; the encoded protein is MIRFSTYLIITFFGTFISIAQIKSEEIVIKNEAIELPGTLTYTNTKVPLIIWVHGSGNVDRNGNQFPIIKANYIKQFRDAINKEEIAFFSYDKRTATKNNTAFLKGTKIVDFSLDIEKVISHFKNDKHFSKIILIGHSQGSLIAMMAAKNIDKYISIAGAGETIDKTIIKQISKNNATLGIAAKKQFDTLRIKGKIEVVNPFLMSVFAKQNQDFLYSWMQINPLEKIKELKIPSLIINGNKDLQVQIEDAEALHTANLNSKLVIIKNMNHVLKDIQKEEDNLKSYYSSEYPISEQLIKTIVLFIKK